The Rutidosis leptorrhynchoides isolate AG116_Rl617_1_P2 unplaced genomic scaffold, CSIRO_AGI_Rlap_v1 contig413, whole genome shotgun sequence genome segment AAAGAAAAAAGCATGGGACGGTAAGAGAGTAGCGATGAAAATGGTGTACGGAGATTGGGAGTCAAATTTTAGGGAGTTACCCAGTTACATGAAAGCGCTTGAAGATTCTAATTATGGGACGAATGTTCGGTGGAAGTTCCATAAGGTGGACGGACGTGTACCTATGACGAAAAAGATTTTTAGGTAAATAATCGTACTTTTACATTTTTCCATTTGCTAAGAAATTTACACAACATATTTACTTCTGTACATTTATTCAGGTATGTGTACTGGTCTTTCGGAGCCACAAGAGCGACATTTAACCACAGTCCCCCGGTAGTTACTGTCGATGCTATGCATCTTCGTGGTGCATTCAAGGGAAAGGGTATTGTTGCGATGGTCCAGACAGCAAACGGAAAGATTGTGCCCGTCGCATATGCCATCATAGAAGAAAAATCTACGCACAGTTGGTACTGGTTCCTCAAAAACCTTAAGAAAATTGTTTTGAGGCGTAGGGTCACATGTATCATATCAGATCGTCGTAAGGGCGTCCTGGCTGCAATCGACAAGCTCGATGAAAAGTTTCCAGGTTGGGGAGTTCACAGGTAATGATAAAATCCTAGAATGACTAGGTTGCCATATCAATTTGAATTGATAATTTTTAATTTACCAATTTTTCACAGGTACTGTATATTGCACGTTCGAGCAAATCTGTTGTCCAAGATAAAAAAAACAAAAGGAGTGAAAACTCAAAGTTGGAACATCGGTACAAAGATTCAACAGCGTAAGTACCGTGCTGCATGGGAAGCTTTGCAAAATATAAGTGAAGCCGCTTGTACTTGGCTTCATAAACTGCCGATCGAGAAATGGACATTGTTCGGAGACGGATTCTACCGGTGGGGCATAACTACATCAAACAATACAGAGAGTTACAACAATGTGTTGTGTTGTGACCGTCTGCTGCCGATTAGGGCCTTCGTTCAGGCAACGCACGAAAAAGTTGTTAAAATTTTCGACGACGAGCGGACAAAAAGTCAATACTGGGGCAAAGTCCTTGCACCGATACATATGGAGACGTACGAGAGGTACAGGTTGCGAGCCAGAAAACACACGGTGAAAAAATTCAGATCAGATGAATTTAAATACTCCGTGAGAACTGCAATACGTGGTCCTGGGTACGGGGGAAACAAACATACGGTTCGATTTGGAGAGTGCAAATGCACATGCGGTAAATGGGAGACATACCGGATCCCTTGTTCGCATGCAATGGTCGTTGCGGCCGTAATTGAGTATGACCCCATGGATTTAGTTGCTCCGTACTACATAACGGAGGGATGGAAGCAGCAGTTCAGCGGTGATCTAAATCCCGTGGACGATGACCTGTGGCCCCGAAATCTAGGATGGCAGCTTTTACCTGATGATAGTCGGATGGTTCATCATTCCGGTCCTGGTCGGAAGAGATTTTTAAGACGAAAAGGAGCAATGGACTACGCCAATAGGAAAGGACGCAGACCACCGTCGTGCAGTCGGTGCGGCAGCTTAGATCATATCATCACTGGATGTAAGATAAGTCGCCCCCATCGGACAGAGTGTCGATAAACATGGTTTACGACCTATACGGACTGCATGGAAACCCATCTTCCGATGATGATCATGACGACGACGAATGATCGGACTTCTGTTTATACAATGTTTGTTTTGCTTGATGTTTGTTTTAACAATGCAGTTTGAGAATGTGTATGATTCATGAATAAAGATGTTATGCTATTATTAAAAATCAACAAGACACATTGAAAACCATATTTCATAAATACATATGATCGATTTTTAAAATTAACTAATGATGTCCATGTCCCCCTCTCATGTGTCTAGGATCACTACAATTCCCGGGTAACCTAGGGGGATTCCCTCTATTTTCACGCACTGGGTAACGCTGTCCAGGAATTGCCATGTTCGGATTCTCGTCACGTTGACCCTCGTGCGTTGATGGGACATATGTAGACGATCCTGCATAAAATCCAAAACCTAATTCGGTAGGTGAACTCGTATGAGCTCCGAAACCAACACGGTTCGTATCATCGAGTACCGGTGATTGAAACTGGGGAAAAAGTTTTGTAGTCGGATACTCACTACTCATGGAATGGCGACGCCCAGTTTCGAGAAAATCGCGCTCAATTGGACGTGAAAGACACTGTAGATCATCTAGGAGTGCAGCCAATTCTTGGGATGCAGGATAGTTGGAATATACCGGAAATTGCGGAGGAGTCACTGATGCGTGTGAACTTGATGCAAAAAAATCATATGACAATCCTGGGACGAACCCCTGGGACGTATCAATTGCGGATTGGCTATGCATCATCTGCGGAACCACCTCTGGTGGTGGAGGAGGAGGTGTTTCGGCATGCGGAGGAGCGTCATCTGCGGCTCAATGCCCTCTACGGCGGGCCGCGCGCTCCCTAGCATGAGGCAAGTCGTGTCCTTGCGACGGGTTCATCTGTGTGTATCCTTCACTCGATCCAATTGTCGGATCAGAGATCTGTGTACCCGTAGCAAGACAAGTATCCGTTATCTGTTCCGCGGTCCAGTTGGAATATACATCATTCTGGTGGCCGCCCCTTCTAAATATTCTGCTAAGCGTACCCAACTGCAAACAATTATAAAAAACCAAGTAAGATTTATTCAGGATTGAATTTACTTCAAAAGAATTAATGTATTGATGTAATTAAAATATACGTACCATGGACCGTGCAACAGAAGTGTGACCAAGGTAACCGGTCGTACGATGCCTACGACCGGGGTCTTCGACAAAGTGGACGGTCCGCCTGTTGTACCAATCGAAATAGTCGTTGTCCACCGTGACCAACCCAACAGGCATACCGTGGACGACGTACTGTGCCTGCATGTTCCAGTGGTCAAGGTATGCGGCGTGCTTTTCAGCCCAATTCCTACTCTTCCATGACCTCCTCAATGCTTGTAGACGACGTTGAGTTTCTCGATCAAGAAGAGGGTCTGAGGGAATAGATTGCACCAATCCGAACTGCCGCATTACCATATTTGCTTGGTGTGGCTCGACGATATGATAGTAATGGAGATAGGTCACAGACCCCCAGATATCATGTCCTGCACGACACCTGTCTGGAAGTGTGTTATACCTTTCGTCGTAGAGCGTCCAATCGAACTgaaatattaaaaatttaaaattggAAGTTAAGGATTACAGTAATTTACGAACTACAAATAATTAAAGTGACAAATATAAGGATTAAATGATTGCAGCTTACATCGTCAGGGCCCAACCAAGACAGTTGATCCCTGATTGCCACAAGGCTGTGGTTAGCCACCTGTGTTTTTTTTAGATACCTACTCCACCTGCATCAACAAATTAAATGTCAATACATTATATTACAATATTGGGAGGCAATAACATGATAAGAATAAGGAATTGAAATGATAAATCGGCGTAAGCTTACCTCGCGGCCAATGGAAGACCAACAATTGGCGCTACATGACCACGACGAAATTCCGGCCTCACCCTAGCGATCCTCTCCCAAGCCCATGTATGGATGAGGAGCCCACATGCATCAATATCTCTAGCCTCAAATTGTGTAGCAGTAGACAACTCGCGGTACGTTTGGGCGAGAAGGGCGCTGCCACATACATGTACATCCTCAATATTAGTTAATAAGAACATATCTACATGTGTGCTTCTCTTATCACAGAACAAGGAGCCGGCGAGCAAATAGGCGACGAAGCATCGGACCCTCTGTAATGCCTGAAACTGTGTAGCCGGGATAGACTGGTTAAATGTGTTAATATGGTCATGTAGGCTAATAAGGGAAACTTTCGACTTCTTTATCTTCGGAATGAAGCCGAACAACCTCTGACAGAATTCTGATGGATCCTGGGGTATCCCATCTGGTCCTGTGACCGGATCACCATCCACACGTAGACCTAACAGGACATCCACGTCCTGTAACGTAATGGTGGCCTCTCCCATGGAGAAGTGGAATGTGTGCTTCTCCGGCCGCCAGCGCTCAACCAATGCCGTAATTAAATGATGGTCATATTGCACTTTACCGATCCTGGAGAACAACCCGAACTCAAGCCTGTCGATTTGTTCCCGGACGCTGTCTGGACAGTAATCCACGTTCCCCAGTAAATCTCAGATAAACCTATCGGTCCTTCTGACAGACAACTCCTTGTCGTACATCGATTCGTTGCGAAAAATATGATCAGATCGGTGGTGCGGCTACATCCACAGAAGATCGTTCAGTTCAGGTCCCTGCAACACCCACGAAGTTCTCTGGGGTTCACTTGATGTAGACGCCTCCATAATCTAAACGTGAATAAATATTAGTAAATTATCCAGAAAACAAATTCACGCACGTTGTTTAAATAGTAAATTACTTACTACTCTCTCCGTCTCACAATACATATTTTTTtagacttttaatttttttattaaaatagaTGACTCTCATGTACTACTTCCGTCCCTAAATAGATATAATTTTTTTACATATAAATTATATGAAAAGTTTTATATCTATTTTGAGATGAAAGTAGTATAATTATAATCAAAATATGTTAAACTATCTCTTTCATCTTATTTTTTATACCAATAACTTAAAAAACATATCGCGGAACGGAAAAAATACTATTTTATTTTAGAAAAGTAAACTACGTAATTCGTTTGAATTTTATTTTTAGCCatttaaaaaatataataaatcCTTTCGTTACAGATTTAGAATTTaacaaaataaattttcataaataatatataatgtaTCAATTAATTAAATACTCCTAACAATCAATATTACATTCATAAAATAATTTAATCAAACTACTGCTCCAATCCAATATACAaccatatataaaatttatattaatagaaatataatacagaaatatcgaaacaaaaattcaataaataaataataaaaattaaatttatttcattttctactttaaatataataacatgtaacgTTTATTTAcgaatcataaaaaaaaatatagaagaaAAGAAATCATACCTTAATTATCGTGGAACAGGATGAACGAAAAATCGAAGAAAATTGTATTTCGGTGAATTTTGAGACGGAGAAAATTTTGTGAGTATAGAAGAGAGTTTTCGCAGATTATTACTACCGGTTTTGATTTAGCCGGAAAAAGCTTTCATAGGGAGATAGGTTTGGGACGGAAAAATTTTATGGAGAAATTTTTGAGAGAATTGTGTAAGTGAAAGAGAGAATTGTGTTGTAGCCGGTTAATATAATCGATGAGATGGGTAAGAATACAAAACTTTATCCAAATGAAATCTTGCATGTAACCCGGTGTGGACAAGTGGTGATCGGGGGTTATCACATGGAGCATAATCAGTTCCTTGTACTCGATTTTGGAGAATTTATCCAAAGGAAATCCATGGTGACATGCCCGGTGTCGACACCTGTCGGGTTATGTTGGAAAAAAGCAAAGTCGAGTTTTCTGTCTCCGACTATGGTCAAAGTCGAGTTCTCTATTTTCGGTTTTGGAAAATCGAGTTTTGTGTTCCCGACTATGGTCAAAGTCGAGTTTTGTGTTCCCGACTATGGTCTTTCCCACAAATTATGATGATGTAATGATGCCCTAATGATGAAAAACGAAATCAAAAAACTCGATTTTCCTCTTTAATCTAGTTAATTGTAGTTAATTGTATGCTCATGGTGATTAGCAAAGCAAGATCGAGTTCTGTGAACTCGATCTCCTTATTTCTCTCCATCAAATGCAAAACACCACATATTATGTCTACCtaatttaatacaaaaatatatatgtaattaactGAACTAACTAAAGCCTTTATAATAGGACTAGTAAAACCACCGCCATCATTTTAGTACTCATGAGTTGTAAAAACTCCAAATCACAACAATACTAATACTACTAGTATTGATTAGAAGAAGAAGGAAGGGTTTAGCTTTAACAATGGCGGCTAGCCATCGAAATAGGGGTGGTGGAGGTGGTTTAACATTCAACATGCATATGTGTGGAGAACAGAGAATTGCCGAACAGATTTCGAGAGATGGAAGCCATTTCAGTCTAACAACTTCAATCTTGCCGTCACTCGGTGCTCGAAGCAATCGTAGAAACAAGCTTCGGAAATACATTATATCACCCCATGATCGTAAATACAGGTTTCTATTTGTCAATTTCCCTTTTTTGGGTTAGTTTGTAGTTGAATTTTTCTGTCTTCGATGGAAATTGGAAAAAAAAAAATCCATAATTGTCCATTTCGGGAGAAATTCTTTGGTGGACATGATGTGACATGTACGCTTAGACGCTCCTATTTCGGTACATGCAAAAGGGATTTggatttttaaaaagttaactttTT includes the following:
- the LOC139883529 gene encoding uncharacterized protein; translation: MYNSVGIRLEESMQLYLQFVYTDDNGERQAPIVIHDDDSLSWIYRIPTISREIFISVAPNQTSAEKSGYHNDVQSSRSQVDICDDKDDNGVQSDEKELSGLPMIESKEDCEEYETSDDEEYSEDEDDIQPVVTHVRPTYHVYSNMEGPDIVSNRRMTPPPAKYSGDPNSIMVGTNFSKGKKEINDAIARWSAQRGRGYYVKESTKKTWVAECLTCKPDYSIERRHGIDCNWRIRVSLNDETNFWKVVVWCPEHNCHGVNTRGNDMNVSQSLVAHVIADAIRDSPNYEIKNIQRDVQKEYDVQIGKKKAWDGKRVAMKMVYGDWESNFRELPSYMKALEDSNYGTNVRWKFHKVDGRVPMTKKIFRYVYWSFGATRATFNHSPPVVTVDAMHLRGAFKGKGIVAMVQTANGKIVPVAYAIIEEKSTHSWYWFLKNLKKIVLRRRVTCIISDRRKGVLAAIDKLDEKFPGWGVHRYCILHVRANLLSKIKKTKGVKTQSWNIGTKIQQRKYRAAWEALQNISEAACTWLHKLPIEKWTLFGDGFYRWGITTSNNTESYNNVLCCDRLLPIRAFVQATHEKVVKIFDDERTKSQYWGKVLAPIHMETYERYRLRARKHTVKKFRSDEFKYSVRTAIRGPGYGGNKHTVRFGECKCTCGKWETYRIPCSHAMVVAAVIEYDPMDLVAPYYITEGWKQQFSGDLNPVDDDLWPRNLGWQLLPDDSRMVHHSGPGRKRFLRRKGAMDYANRKGRRPPSCSRCGSLDHIITGF
- the LOC139883530 gene encoding serine/threonine-protein phosphatase 7 long form homolog — its product is MGEATITLQDVDVLLGLRVDGDPVTGPDGIPQDPSEFCQRLFGFIPKIKKSKVSLISLHDHINTFNQSIPATQFQALQRVRCFVAYLLAGSLFCDKRSTHVDMFLLTNIEDVHVCGSALLAQTYRELSTATQFEARDIDACGLLIHTWAWERIARVRPEFRRGHVAPIVGLPLAARWSRYLKKTQVANHSLVAIRDQLSWLGPDDFDWTLYDERYNTLPDRCRAGHDIWGSVTYLHYYHIVEPHQANMVMRQFGLVQSIPSDPLLDRETQRRLQALRRSWKSRNWAEKHAAYLDHWNMQAQYVVHGMPVGLVTVDNDYFDWYNRRTVHFVEDPGRRHRTTGYLGHTSVARSMLGTLSRIFRRGGHQNDVYSNWTAEQITDTCLATGTQISDPTIGSSEGYTQMNPSQGHDLPHARERAARRRGH